One genomic segment of Paraburkholderia caffeinilytica includes these proteins:
- a CDS encoding VanZ family protein → MSVKPWQRRPSALARQALGLYTALIVYGSWYPFSGWRSLGLAPFAYLSDPMPQYLTAFDVVTNVLGYMPFGALVVLALYPRWRGTLAVTLAFVLGGLLSSVMEAVQTYLPTRVASNLDLAANALGALLGAAIMSPATGALLDRGLLRRVRLLWFERDTAALVCLVALWPFATMYPAPRLFGLGNWPRELWLRFDSTTQDVLLAWTPPAWHVSTWPALVAAWLPDDAWEAAITTLNLFAALALASLPVRRHAPLVRLLIVFIVATLCVKAGATFLQSQSGLAFDWATPGALAGLVCGTVAALLALCLRRRLRAALAACALTVALVFVNLLPVNPYFDAVLADWRQGRYLHFNGLAHWIAWVWPYAALVWLAYLVEQVWLKRRVKQA, encoded by the coding sequence ATGAGCGTCAAGCCCTGGCAGCGCCGGCCGTCGGCGCTCGCCCGGCAGGCGCTGGGGCTGTACACGGCGCTGATCGTCTACGGGTCGTGGTATCCGTTTTCCGGCTGGCGTTCGCTCGGCCTCGCTCCGTTTGCCTATCTGTCCGATCCCATGCCGCAGTACCTGACGGCGTTCGACGTCGTCACGAACGTGCTCGGCTATATGCCGTTCGGCGCGCTGGTGGTGCTCGCGCTGTATCCGCGCTGGCGCGGCACGCTGGCGGTCACGTTGGCGTTCGTGCTTGGCGGATTGCTGTCGAGCGTGATGGAAGCGGTGCAAACCTATCTGCCGACGCGCGTTGCCTCCAATCTCGATCTGGCCGCCAATGCGCTCGGCGCGCTGCTCGGCGCGGCGATCATGTCGCCGGCCACAGGCGCGTTGCTCGATCGCGGCTTGCTGCGGCGCGTGCGGCTCCTCTGGTTCGAGCGCGACACGGCGGCGCTCGTCTGTCTCGTCGCGTTGTGGCCGTTCGCGACCATGTACCCGGCGCCCCGCCTCTTCGGTCTCGGCAACTGGCCGCGCGAACTGTGGCTGCGTTTCGATTCGACGACGCAAGACGTCCTGCTCGCATGGACGCCGCCGGCCTGGCACGTCAGCACGTGGCCGGCGCTGGTTGCCGCCTGGCTGCCGGACGACGCCTGGGAGGCCGCCATCACCACGCTCAATCTGTTCGCCGCACTCGCCCTGGCCTCGCTGCCGGTGCGCCGCCATGCGCCGCTCGTGCGCCTGTTGATCGTGTTTATCGTCGCGACCTTGTGTGTCAAGGCGGGCGCGACGTTTCTGCAATCGCAGTCCGGCCTTGCGTTCGACTGGGCGACGCCCGGTGCGCTGGCAGGGCTCGTGTGCGGCACCGTCGCGGCGCTGCTGGCGTTGTGTTTGCGGCGCAGATTGCGTGCGGCGCTCGCGGCCTGCGCGCTCACGGTCGCGCTGGTGTTCGTCAATCTGCTGCCGGTCAATCCGTATTTCGATGCCGTGCTGGCCGACTGGCGCCAGGGGCGGTATCTGCACTTCAACGGTCTCGCGCACTGGATCGCGTGGGTCTGGCCCTATGCGGCGTTAGTGTGGCTCGCTTATCTCGTCGAACAGGTATGGCTCAAGCGGCGCGTGAAGCAGGCATGA
- a CDS encoding MlaE family ABC transporter permease, producing the protein MNYDTPPGLEVAAGSQGKIVRLSGQWTALALARDKATGHVIPLLRSLVGAEGIRQWDLSRIDRMDHVGGQALWRVWGHKMPPDTTLTDTQRDIFERIALLDTVREKAEPVVKFDPFTRLGLAIFSFIEHLYGGFAMFGQVVLDLLAILRKPKLTPWTEISANVYNAGTKALPITALVAFLIGIVLSYLSAQQLRLFGANQYIVNILGLSVIRELGPVLSAILVAGRSGSAITAQIGVMRVTEELDAMRVMGIPHGLRLILPRVVALGVAMPLLVMWTNIIALTGGALAAKIVLGIDMSYFARALPGVVPVANLWIGLGKGVAFGMLIAIVGCHFGFRIKANSQSLGEGTTTSVVTSITIVILADAVFAILFQNVGLG; encoded by the coding sequence TTGAACTACGACACTCCGCCCGGCCTTGAAGTCGCGGCCGGCAGCCAAGGCAAGATCGTCCGGCTCTCGGGCCAGTGGACGGCGCTCGCGCTCGCGCGCGACAAGGCCACCGGCCACGTGATCCCTCTGCTGCGCTCGCTGGTCGGCGCCGAGGGCATCCGCCAGTGGGATCTGTCGCGCATCGACCGGATGGACCACGTCGGCGGTCAGGCGCTGTGGCGCGTGTGGGGCCACAAGATGCCCCCGGACACCACGCTCACCGATACGCAACGCGACATTTTCGAGCGCATCGCGCTGCTCGACACGGTGCGCGAAAAGGCCGAACCGGTGGTCAAGTTCGACCCGTTCACCCGGCTGGGTCTCGCGATCTTCTCGTTTATCGAGCACCTGTACGGCGGATTCGCCATGTTCGGGCAGGTCGTGCTCGATCTCCTCGCGATCCTGCGCAAACCGAAACTCACGCCGTGGACCGAGATTTCCGCGAACGTCTATAACGCCGGCACCAAGGCCTTGCCGATCACCGCGCTGGTCGCGTTCCTGATCGGCATCGTGCTGAGCTATCTGTCGGCGCAGCAACTGCGGCTCTTTGGCGCGAATCAGTACATCGTCAATATTCTTGGGCTGTCGGTGATTCGCGAACTGGGGCCGGTGCTGTCGGCGATTCTGGTGGCGGGCCGCTCGGGCTCGGCGATTACCGCGCAGATCGGCGTGATGCGTGTCACCGAAGAACTCGACGCGATGCGCGTGATGGGCATCCCGCACGGGCTGCGGCTGATCCTCCCGCGCGTGGTCGCGCTCGGCGTGGCGATGCCGCTCCTCGTGATGTGGACCAACATCATCGCGTTGACCGGCGGCGCGCTCGCCGCGAAGATCGTGCTCGGCATCGACATGAGCTACTTCGCGCGCGCCTTGCCCGGCGTCGTACCCGTGGCGAATCTGTGGATCGGTCTCGGCAAGGGCGTTGCGTTCGGCATGCTGATCGCGATCGTCGGCTGTCATTTTGGCTTCCGTATCAAGGCCAATTCGCAAAGCCTCGGCGAAGGCACGACGACCTCGGTGGTGACGTCGATCACCATCGTGATTCTCGCGGACGCGGTGTTCGCGATCCTCTTCCAGAACGTGGGGCTAGGATGA
- a CDS encoding alpha/beta hydrolase — MNAHTKKYLIDGPVGKIEVARDLPDAMRENGAAPRGIALVAHPHPLFGGTMDNKVAQTLARTLVQLNYVTYRSNFRGVGETQGEHDAGIGERDDLRAVLDHMRTQAGQGDLPLVLAGFSFGTFVLSHVAAKLREEGQAIERIVFVGTAASRWEVAPVPENTLVIHGEIDETVPIQSVYDWARPQELPVVVIPGAEHFLHRKLHVLKRIIVDAWR, encoded by the coding sequence ATGAACGCACATACGAAGAAATATCTGATCGACGGCCCGGTCGGCAAGATCGAGGTCGCGCGGGATCTGCCCGACGCGATGCGCGAGAACGGCGCCGCGCCGCGCGGCATCGCGCTGGTCGCGCACCCGCATCCGCTGTTCGGCGGCACGATGGACAACAAGGTCGCGCAGACGCTCGCCCGCACGCTCGTGCAGTTGAACTACGTGACGTATCGCTCGAATTTTCGGGGTGTGGGCGAAACGCAGGGCGAGCATGACGCCGGTATCGGCGAGCGCGACGATCTGCGCGCCGTGCTCGATCACATGCGCACGCAAGCAGGACAGGGCGATCTGCCCCTCGTACTGGCGGGTTTTTCGTTCGGCACCTTCGTGCTGTCGCATGTGGCCGCGAAGCTGCGCGAAGAAGGTCAGGCGATCGAGCGGATCGTGTTCGTGGGCACTGCGGCGAGCCGGTGGGAAGTCGCGCCTGTGCCGGAAAACACGCTTGTGATTCACGGTGAAATCGACGAGACCGTTCCCATTCAGTCGGTTTACGACTGGGCGCGGCCGCAGGAATTGCCGGTCGTCGTGATTCCGGGGGCAGAGCATTTTCTACATCGCAAGCTGCACGTCCTGAAGCGGATCATCGTCGACGCGTGGCGCTAA
- a CDS encoding ABC transporter ATP-binding protein: MIAPLTQAVRGQPMPEIAEPVIEVIDITKRYGRNIVHQHLNFDVRRGEIVSIVGGSGSGKTTLVRQILGLERPSSGTIKLFGQDIATISPEDALLMRSRSGMLFQRGALFSSLSVFDNVAQPLRELGKVPADLLRDIVMLKLEMVGLPCKHASKMPSALSGGMIKRVGIARAIALEPELLFLDEPTAGLDPQASDEFVELISALHRALGLTVVMVTHDLDTMIALSTRVAVLADRKVLVAAPVEEAAGVDHPFIREYFLGLRGRRALQALPPERRAKLPRAALESASSELPL; this comes from the coding sequence ATGATCGCGCCACTCACCCAGGCCGTACGCGGCCAACCGATGCCCGAAATCGCGGAGCCGGTGATCGAGGTGATCGACATCACCAAGCGCTACGGCCGCAACATCGTGCATCAGCACCTGAATTTCGACGTGCGGCGCGGCGAGATCGTCTCGATCGTCGGCGGCTCGGGCTCGGGCAAGACCACGCTGGTGCGGCAGATTCTCGGCCTGGAGCGGCCGTCGTCGGGAACCATCAAGCTGTTCGGTCAGGACATTGCCACCATTTCCCCTGAAGACGCGCTGCTCATGCGCAGCCGCTCCGGGATGCTGTTTCAGCGCGGCGCGCTGTTCTCGTCGCTGTCGGTGTTCGACAACGTCGCGCAGCCATTGCGCGAGCTCGGCAAGGTGCCCGCCGATTTGCTGCGCGACATCGTGATGCTCAAGCTCGAGATGGTCGGCCTGCCGTGCAAGCACGCCTCGAAGATGCCGTCGGCGCTCTCGGGCGGCATGATCAAGCGCGTGGGCATTGCGCGCGCCATCGCGCTCGAACCCGAGTTGCTGTTTCTCGACGAACCGACCGCCGGCCTCGATCCGCAGGCGTCCGACGAGTTCGTCGAACTGATCTCCGCGCTGCATCGCGCGCTCGGTCTGACGGTGGTGATGGTCACGCACGATCTCGACACGATGATCGCGCTGTCCACCCGCGTCGCCGTGCTGGCGGATCGCAAGGTGCTGGTCGCCGCGCCGGTCGAAGAGGCGGCGGGCGTCGACCATCCTTTTATCCGCGAATATTTCCTCGGCCTGCGCGGGCGTCGCGCGCTGCAGGCGCTGCCGCCGGAACGCCGCGCGAAATTGCCGCGCGCGGCGCTCGAGTCGGCATCGTCCGAATTGCCGCTGTGA
- a CDS encoding MlaD family protein, which translates to MENKSHAFWAGIFTVALLAAIAVAAFLFNVDRAVRVPYDLIARTNVTGLYTDAAVRYRGLDVGKVQSIKFDRDHPGQILIRILVDTHAPITHSTFGSLGFQGVTGIAFIQLDDSGRDPTPLASSPKAVAQLPMRPGLLDQLQQRGDVLLRKLERVTDDVDNLLSPEMVSQLQGTAASIQKAADGVATLTQQMAPAAGKLPATINALDRTLASTNQLITSLNRPDGPFETNLNKVGTAAQQAGDALVSMDSSIQELSARVGYDTLPRVNSLAEDVRSAARSVDRAADTFSTNPRSVLFGAPSAAPGPGEAGFTWPAARAAQSK; encoded by the coding sequence ATGGAAAACAAATCACATGCCTTCTGGGCAGGGATCTTCACGGTGGCCTTGCTGGCTGCGATCGCAGTGGCGGCTTTTTTGTTCAACGTCGACCGTGCCGTGCGGGTGCCGTACGATCTGATTGCGCGCACCAACGTCACGGGGCTCTATACCGACGCGGCGGTGCGCTATCGCGGGCTCGACGTCGGCAAGGTGCAGTCGATCAAATTCGATCGGGATCATCCGGGACAGATTCTGATCCGCATCCTCGTCGACACGCATGCACCGATTACGCATTCCACGTTCGGCAGTCTTGGGTTCCAGGGGGTGACGGGTATCGCTTTCATCCAGCTGGATGACAGTGGGCGCGATCCGACGCCGCTCGCGTCGTCGCCGAAAGCGGTGGCGCAGTTGCCGATGCGCCCGGGCTTGCTCGATCAGTTGCAGCAGCGCGGCGACGTCTTGCTGCGCAAACTCGAAAGAGTCACTGACGACGTCGACAATCTGTTGTCGCCGGAAATGGTCAGTCAGTTGCAGGGCACGGCGGCAAGCATCCAGAAGGCCGCCGACGGCGTCGCCACGCTGACCCAGCAGATGGCGCCGGCAGCCGGCAAGCTGCCGGCCACGATCAACGCACTGGATCGCACGCTGGCATCGACCAATCAGTTGATCACCAGTCTGAACCGCCCGGACGGGCCGTTCGAGACCAACCTGAACAAGGTTGGGACGGCGGCGCAGCAAGCGGGCGACGCGCTGGTGTCGATGGATAGCTCGATCCAGGAGTTGTCGGCGCGTGTCGGTTACGACACGCTGCCGCGTGTCAATTCGCTCGCTGAAGACGTGCGCTCCGCGGCCCGCTCCGTGGACCGCGCTGCGGACACGTTCAGCACCAATCCGCGCAGCGTGCTGTTCGGCGCGCCGAGCGCGGCGCCGGGCCCCGGCGAAGCGGGCTTTACGTGGCCCGCCGCGCGCGCCGCCCAATCGAAATGA
- a CDS encoding (2Fe-2S) ferredoxin domain-containing protein encodes MDSFYKYHVFFCLNQRDPGAERPSCANCNAQAMQEHAKKRVKQLGLAGPGQVRINKAGCLERCELGPALVVYPEGVWYTYVDESDIDEIVDSHLVNGKIVERLKIDQ; translated from the coding sequence ATGGATTCCTTTTACAAGTACCACGTCTTCTTCTGTCTCAATCAGCGCGATCCCGGCGCGGAGCGCCCGAGCTGCGCGAATTGCAACGCGCAGGCGATGCAGGAACACGCAAAGAAACGCGTGAAGCAACTCGGCCTTGCCGGCCCCGGCCAGGTGCGTATCAACAAGGCCGGCTGCCTCGAGCGCTGCGAACTCGGCCCGGCGCTCGTCGTGTATCCGGAAGGTGTCTGGTACACCTATGTCGACGAGAGCGACATCGACGAAATCGTCGATTCGCATCTGGTGAACGGCAAAATCGTCGAGCGTCTGAAAATCGATCAATAA
- a CDS encoding type III pantothenate kinase, translating to MTSSAPYLLIDAGNSRIKWALVQPDGVQIAAGALAHGGADQPDWSKLPTPGGAWLSNVAGESVAARIAALLDAHWPQLPRTTIRASAQQCGVTNSYATPHALGSDRWAGLIGAHAAFPGENLLIATFGTATTLEALRADGCFVGGLIAPGWTLMMRSLGEHTAQLPTLDAHAARGLLDANAPPDRERRGPFFATDTPRSLSAGCTLAQAGLIERMWHDLQDEWQVPVRLLVSGGAVDEVTSALKVPHTRHDSLVLSGLALIAAECALERDA from the coding sequence ATGACGAGCAGCGCGCCTTATCTGTTGATCGACGCCGGCAATAGTCGCATCAAGTGGGCGCTGGTGCAGCCGGACGGTGTGCAAATCGCGGCCGGCGCGCTCGCGCACGGCGGCGCTGACCAACCTGACTGGTCGAAGTTGCCGACGCCGGGCGGCGCATGGTTATCGAACGTGGCGGGTGAAAGCGTCGCCGCTCGCATTGCCGCGCTACTCGACGCCCACTGGCCGCAACTGCCGCGCACGACGATCCGCGCCTCTGCGCAGCAATGCGGCGTGACCAATAGCTACGCGACGCCGCATGCGCTCGGCAGCGATCGCTGGGCCGGGCTAATTGGGGCGCATGCGGCGTTTCCCGGCGAGAATCTGCTGATTGCGACGTTCGGCACGGCGACCACGCTGGAGGCGTTGCGTGCGGACGGCTGCTTTGTCGGCGGCCTGATTGCGCCGGGTTGGACCTTGATGATGCGCTCGCTCGGCGAGCACACGGCACAACTGCCGACGCTCGACGCCCACGCCGCACGCGGCCTGCTCGATGCAAACGCCCCGCCTGATCGCGAGCGCCGCGGCCCGTTCTTCGCGACGGACACGCCGCGCTCATTGTCGGCCGGATGCACGTTGGCGCAAGCCGGCCTGATCGAGCGCATGTGGCATGACCTGCAGGACGAATGGCAGGTGCCGGTACGCCTCCTGGTCAGCGGCGGCGCGGTGGACGAAGTGACAAGTGCGCTAAAAGTGCCGCATACTCGCCACGATTCGCTGGTGCTGTCGGGGCTTGCGCTGATTGCTGCCGAATGCGCGCTGGAGCGCGACGCCTGA
- a CDS encoding biotin--[acetyl-CoA-carboxylase] ligase yields the protein MNASKTPPQGAAASDWRIDRERAVALFGPHAHDWPIEIVEETGSTNADLMTRVKALPRKAGALPRPIVRVAYLQTAGRGRRGRPWYAEPGNALLFSVACVLPRPLEGLAGLSLAVGVALVDGLRSLPVAGPGQIALKWPNDVLLEGDKLAGILIETAWSTDDASAVVIGIGTNVKGADELAAKVGALNADVPAQARGATPTALQRALPNANLTDTLAAELNALEPALQRFGAEGFAPFQTRWNAVHAYAGREVVLLEQGQELARGVAAGVDERGQLLLNTAAGRLTVATGDVSLRLADGAA from the coding sequence ATGAACGCTTCCAAGACCCCACCCCAAGGCGCCGCGGCTTCCGACTGGCGTATCGACCGCGAGCGCGCCGTCGCGCTGTTCGGTCCGCACGCGCATGACTGGCCGATCGAAATCGTCGAGGAAACCGGCTCGACCAACGCCGACCTGATGACGCGCGTCAAGGCATTGCCGCGCAAAGCCGGCGCGCTGCCGCGGCCGATCGTGCGGGTCGCGTATCTGCAAACCGCCGGCCGCGGCCGCCGTGGCCGCCCGTGGTATGCCGAGCCGGGCAACGCGCTGCTGTTTTCGGTGGCGTGCGTGCTGCCGCGTCCGCTCGAAGGGCTGGCGGGTTTGAGTCTCGCGGTGGGCGTGGCGCTGGTCGACGGGCTGCGCTCGTTGCCGGTCGCAGGCCCGGGACAGATCGCGCTAAAGTGGCCCAACGACGTGCTGCTCGAAGGCGACAAGCTGGCCGGTATCCTGATCGAAACGGCATGGAGCACGGATGACGCGAGCGCCGTGGTGATCGGTATCGGCACCAATGTGAAGGGCGCAGACGAGCTCGCCGCCAAGGTTGGCGCGCTCAACGCGGACGTGCCGGCGCAAGCGCGCGGCGCCACGCCGACGGCGCTGCAACGCGCGCTGCCGAATGCGAACCTCACCGATACGCTGGCGGCGGAGCTGAACGCGCTCGAACCCGCGCTGCAGCGCTTCGGTGCAGAAGGCTTTGCGCCGTTCCAGACGCGCTGGAACGCCGTGCACGCCTACGCAGGCCGCGAAGTCGTGCTGCTGGAGCAAGGTCAAGAGCTGGCGCGCGGTGTGGCGGCAGGCGTCGACGAACGCGGGCAATTGCTGCTCAACACGGCGGCCGGGCGTCTGACCGTCGCAACCGGTGACGTCTCGCTGCGTCTGGCCGACGGTGCGGCATGA
- a CDS encoding ABC-type transport auxiliary lipoprotein family protein: MSGSIHRLLFSRAALAMLLAFGVLAAGCAGNPAAISDIRYDLGPPNPAASAGTLPAVKVLDVTAPDNLESDKLIYRLSYADAQQTASYANSHWTMAPSQLLTQRLRGALSSRGTVLTGADGVHAAVLKVDLSEFEQVFDSQSESHAAVTARATLTQSGKVIGQRTFIARAPSRSADAAGGAQALAAASDDLVAQIGAWLGVQALVAAQ, translated from the coding sequence ATGTCAGGCTCGATTCACCGATTGTTGTTCTCGCGCGCCGCGCTTGCGATGCTGCTCGCGTTCGGCGTGCTGGCTGCTGGTTGCGCGGGCAACCCCGCGGCGATCTCGGACATCCGCTACGACCTCGGGCCGCCGAATCCGGCGGCCTCGGCCGGCACGCTGCCGGCGGTGAAGGTGCTCGATGTCACCGCGCCCGACAATCTCGAGTCCGACAAGCTGATTTACCGGCTCAGCTACGCCGACGCGCAGCAGACGGCCTCGTACGCGAATAGCCACTGGACCATGGCGCCCTCGCAACTGCTGACCCAGCGTCTGCGCGGTGCGCTCAGTTCGCGTGGCACCGTGCTGACCGGGGCCGACGGCGTGCACGCCGCGGTCCTGAAGGTCGATCTGAGCGAGTTCGAACAGGTCTTCGATAGCCAGTCGGAAAGCCACGCGGCGGTCACCGCGCGTGCCACGCTGACGCAAAGTGGCAAGGTGATTGGCCAGCGTACTTTCATCGCGCGCGCGCCATCCCGCTCGGCGGACGCCGCCGGCGGCGCTCAGGCGCTCGCTGCGGCCAGCGACGACCTCGTCGCGCAGATCGGCGCATGGCTCGGCGTGCAGGCGCTGGTCGCCGCGCAATGA
- the rfaE2 gene encoding D-glycero-beta-D-manno-heptose 1-phosphate adenylyltransferase codes for MAAIFERKIFTRDALVKLRASMHAPVVFTNGVFDILHRGHVTYLADAKAFGACLIVGVNSDASVRMLGKGDDRPINNEADRMALLAALESVDYVVCFGEKTPVELISALRPDVLVKGGDYDMDVLPESAIVRGWGGKALAIPFEHERSTTALLKKVRAQG; via the coding sequence ATGGCCGCCATTTTTGAACGCAAGATTTTTACGCGCGATGCGCTGGTGAAGCTTCGCGCTTCGATGCACGCGCCGGTTGTCTTTACCAACGGGGTGTTCGACATCCTGCATCGCGGGCATGTGACGTATCTTGCCGACGCCAAAGCGTTCGGCGCCTGCCTGATTGTCGGCGTCAATAGCGATGCTTCCGTGCGCATGCTAGGCAAGGGGGACGACCGGCCCATCAATAACGAGGCCGATCGAATGGCTTTGCTGGCAGCGCTGGAGAGCGTCGATTACGTGGTGTGCTTCGGCGAGAAGACGCCCGTGGAGCTGATTTCGGCGCTGCGGCCGGATGTGCTCGTCAAAGGCGGCGACTACGACATGGATGTTTTGCCGGAGTCGGCCATTGTGCGGGGCTGGGGCGGCAAGGCTTTGGCGATTCCTTTCGAGCATGAGCGCTCGACCACCGCGTTATTGAAGAAGGTTCGCGCGCAAGGGTAA
- a CDS encoding ferritin-like domain-containing protein, whose product MNTMLYPELYKSLESVRWDMEKDIPWDKFDASLLTDEQAATIKMNAITEWSALPATEMFLRDNHHDSDFSAFMSVWFFEEQKHSLVLMEYLRRFKPEMCPTEEELHAVRFEFDPAPPLETLMLHFCGEIRLNHWYRRAAEWHTEPVIKAIYETISRDEARHGGAYLRYMKKAMVQTGDIARAAFAKIGVLMASARRTEKPLHPTNLHVNQALFPRDTIQSRLPDPEWLERWLDEQIRFDDGWEKKVVERILHNLSILFERSFNTAQELNRYRKEVVARLQADQKSAEQPA is encoded by the coding sequence ATGAACACCATGCTTTATCCGGAACTTTATAAATCGCTCGAATCCGTTCGATGGGACATGGAGAAAGACATTCCCTGGGACAAGTTCGATGCATCGCTATTGACCGACGAGCAGGCAGCGACGATCAAGATGAACGCGATCACCGAATGGTCGGCGTTGCCCGCCACGGAAATGTTTCTGCGTGACAACCATCACGACAGCGATTTCTCCGCATTCATGAGCGTGTGGTTCTTCGAAGAACAGAAGCATTCGCTGGTGCTGATGGAATATCTGCGCCGTTTCAAGCCGGAAATGTGCCCGACCGAGGAAGAGCTGCACGCCGTGCGCTTCGAATTCGATCCGGCGCCGCCGCTCGAAACGCTGATGCTGCACTTCTGCGGCGAAATTCGCCTGAATCACTGGTATCGCCGTGCTGCCGAATGGCACACCGAGCCGGTCATCAAGGCCATCTACGAAACCATTTCGCGCGACGAAGCGCGCCATGGCGGCGCGTACCTGCGCTACATGAAGAAAGCGATGGTGCAAACCGGCGACATCGCGCGTGCTGCGTTCGCCAAGATCGGCGTCCTGATGGCATCGGCGCGCCGCACGGAAAAGCCGCTGCATCCGACCAACCTGCACGTGAATCAGGCGCTGTTCCCGCGCGACACGATTCAATCGCGTTTGCCGGATCCGGAATGGCTCGAGCGCTGGCTCGACGAGCAGATCCGTTTTGACGACGGCTGGGAAAAGAAGGTGGTCGAGCGCATTCTGCACAACCTGTCGATTCTGTTCGAGCGCTCGTTCAATACGGCGCAGGAATTGAACCGCTATCGCAAGGAAGTCGTCGCGCGTTTGCAGGCCGATCAGAAATCGGCTGAACAACCGGCTTGA
- a CDS encoding PhaM family polyhydroxyalkanoate granule multifunctional regulatory protein: MIDTPGTTPPFPGFPGFPPAEMLDQMWGMMRLSPFGSAFSGAQPGSSLGPSLSMMSDMMAPLTSVEELDKRITDMRAVEQWLKLNLNMLQSAIQALEVQRATLATLRAFGAFAQASMAQPASEAAAPSPSPGGWPHSETSSASAGASQSAAPEPATEEGEAAATPPFDASAWWNLLQSQFNQIAQFAMTQPGAAVAGSDGSATDSPEGAASASASAGEAADASSGATATAGPATRRPAAKRAATSASATRAGSSGAAPRATKKSV; encoded by the coding sequence ATGATCGATACACCTGGCACCACGCCGCCCTTTCCCGGCTTCCCCGGTTTTCCGCCCGCTGAAATGCTCGACCAGATGTGGGGCATGATGCGTCTCTCGCCGTTCGGCTCGGCGTTTTCGGGCGCGCAACCGGGCAGCAGCCTCGGGCCGTCGCTGTCGATGATGTCCGACATGATGGCGCCGCTGACCAGCGTCGAAGAACTCGATAAGCGCATCACCGATATGCGAGCCGTCGAGCAGTGGCTCAAGCTGAATCTGAACATGCTGCAGTCCGCCATTCAGGCGCTCGAAGTGCAGCGCGCCACGCTCGCGACGCTGCGTGCGTTTGGTGCGTTCGCGCAGGCGTCGATGGCGCAGCCGGCTTCCGAGGCTGCCGCGCCGAGTCCCTCGCCGGGCGGCTGGCCGCATTCGGAAACCTCATCGGCTTCGGCGGGTGCAAGTCAATCGGCCGCGCCCGAGCCGGCAACCGAAGAAGGCGAGGCCGCCGCGACACCACCGTTCGACGCCTCTGCCTGGTGGAATCTGCTGCAATCGCAGTTCAATCAGATCGCCCAGTTCGCGATGACGCAGCCGGGTGCGGCCGTTGCCGGATCGGACGGTTCGGCGACGGACTCGCCGGAAGGCGCGGCGAGCGCTTCGGCATCGGCGGGCGAAGCGGCTGACGCGTCGAGCGGCGCCACAGCGACAGCCGGGCCCGCAACCAGACGGCCGGCAGCGAAGCGGGCGGCGACTTCGGCGTCCGCGACGCGCGCAGGCAGTTCGGGGGCCGCTCCGCGAGCGACGAAAAAGTCCGTCTAG